CCGCATCGCGCCACACGCACTGGTCACGCCGGTGCTCCGGTCGCGCGGCCTGGATGCGTTGGCCGGGTGCACGCTCGCCTTCAAGGGCGAGCACCTGCAGCGCGCGGGTGCGTTCAAGTTCCGCGGGGCATGCAATGCGGTGTGGGCGCTGCCCGACGCCGTGGCCGCACGCGGCGTGGTGACCCATTCGTCCGGCAACCATGGCGGTGCGCTGGCCCTGGCCGCGGCGACGCGCGGCATGTCCTGCCACGTGGTGGTCCCGGCGGACGCGGTGCGGGCCAAACTGGCGGCCATTGCCGCGTACGGTGCGGTACTGCACCGCTGCGCGCCCGGCATCGCCGCCCGTGAGGCGGCCTGCGCGGAGGTCCAGACGGCCAGCGGCGCAACGCTGGTCCATCCCTATGCCGATCCGCTGGTGATCGCCGGGCAAGGAACGGCAGCACTGGAGCTGCTCGCCGAGGCGGGTGACCTGGATGCCCTGGTGGTGCCGGTGGGCGGCGGCGGCCTGGCGGCCGGCACGGCGCTCACGCTGGCCGCGCGCGCACCGGGCTGCCGCCTGTTCCTCGCCGAGCCGCGCGGCGCCGCGGACACGCAGGCTTCGCTGGCATGTGGCGAACGGGTCACCGACCTGGTGCCCGACACCATCTGCGACGGCCTGCGCGGCACGCTCGGCGCGCCCGGCTTTTCCCTGCTCCGCGAGCACGGCGCCGAAGTCATCCTAGTCGACGACGCCGACACGGTCGCCGCGATGCGCCTGCTATGGCAGCGGCTGAAACAGGTCGTCGAGCCGTCGTCGGCGATCGCGCTCGCCGCGGTGCTTGGGCAGCGCGAGCGCTTCGCCGGCCAGCGTGTCGGCGTGGTGCTCTCGGGCGGCAACGTCGATCTCGACGCACTGCCGTGGCGCGCATGAGCCGGCGCCGCGCCCAACGCCGCCGGCAACCGCGCCTGCGCAGCTTGCGCTGGCTGCCGCGCCTCGTGCTGCTGTGCCTGCTGTGGCTGGCGGGGGTGGCCGCGTGGATCGTCTACGTGGGCGGCCGCGACCAGGCCGGGCCGGCCGATGCCATCGTGGTGCTGGGTGCCGCCGCCTACGACACGCGGCCGTCGCCGGTGTTCACCGAACGCATCCGCCATGGCATCGCGCTCTACGAACGCGGCTTTGCGCCGACCCTGGTGTTCACCGGCGGCTATGGCAGCGGCGCGCGTTTCTCCGAATCGCAGGTGGCGCGCACGTATGCGCTGCGCCAGGGCGTTCCGGACGACGCCATCCTGTTCGAAACCCTGTCGCGCACCACCTTCCAGAACCTGGCGCAGGCGCGCGACGTGCTGTCCGAAAACGGCCTGCAGCGCGTGATCGTGGTCAGTGATCCGCTGCACATGGCGCGCGCGCTGCGGCTGTGCCGCCGGCTCGGCATCGACGCGCTCGGCTCGCCCACGCCGAGCAGCCGGTTCCGCAGCTTCCGCACGCAATGGCGGTTCCTCGCGCGCGAGGTGTACTTCTTCCACCGCGACGTGGTGGTCAGACCCGAGTAGCGGCGGGGATGCCCGCTCAGGGCGTGGCGGACACCAGGGTCAGGCCTTCGCGCAGCAGCCAGCGCGTCGCGGCGGCACGGTCGGCCAGCGGCACGTCGACCAGCACGCCCACCAGCCAGCGGAAGGACCGGCAGCGCGCGTCGCGACTGGCGGCATCGCGACCCTCCGACATCAGCCCGGCCATGAAGCCGTCATGCAGGAAGGTCGCGCTGACGGCGGCGGACTTCAGCACCTGGCGCGCCTGGACCGGATCGTAAGGCTGCGGCTGGCCCTGCAGGCCGGCGATTGCGACATCGGTAAAGGCGAGTGCGAAACGCTCGCGGCTGGCGCTGCCGAGGCGGTCGACCGTGCGCTGGAACGCGGCGACATCGCGTGCCGCATCGGGTTCGAACAGCGCGCACAGCGCCAGCGATTCGTCCGGCAGGCGCGAGCTGGCGTGCACCGCCTGGAACAGCCTGTCGATCGTCGCGTCGGGCGCGCGCAGCAGCACGTCATCGCCCATCGCCAGCACCTGGCTGGCATCGATCCGCGACAGGTCGATCCCGTAGCCCTGCGCGCTGGCGGTGGAGGCGGCGCCAGCCAGCAGCACGGCCATCAAGGCGCCGCCGGCAAAGCGGCGCAGCGCCGGACGCGGTGCGAGGGCGATGGCGTCCGTGGCGACGGGCGCGTTGCGGACAGTCATGGCGTGCCGGATGTGGTTGCTCATCCGCGGAGTGTAGGCAGCGCCGGTGTGCGTTCGCTGAACCCGCGGCTCAGGCGTTGCGGCGGCGCACCGGGATGCCGCTCGCGGGGAAGCGTGCCACTTCGCCGCCGGCCTCGCGGATCGGCGCGCCGTGCGCGGGCGACCAGGCCATCGCGGTGATCGTTTCCCACGTGGCCGGGAGCAGGTTGTCGGCGCCGCGCCAGTCTTCGTAGGCGGCCTGCGCCGCGGCAAAGCGCCCACGCCCGGTGAGCGCGCGCCGCCTGCCGGCCAGCGCGTTGGTCGCGCCCAGCGCGCGCAGTTCGCGCATGAGTGCCGGCATGTCGCGGTGGCCGTGCACCTCAACCTCGCGGTCGAGCACCGGGTCGCGAAAGCCGGCCCGCATCAGCGCATCGCCGAAGCCGGCGATGGGCACGAACGGCGACACGTGCGCCTCGTCGTCGGCCGCCGCGAACGCCGCGCGCAGCTCGTGCAGGGTGTCGGGGCCGAACGTCGAGCACAGCAGCATGCCGCCCGGGCGCAGCACGCGGCGGAAGCCGGCGAACAGCGCGTCGAGGTCGTCCACCCACTGCACGCACAGGTTGCTGAAAAGCAGGTCGACGCTGTTGTCGGCCAGCGGCAGCAGGCGCGCATCCGCGCAGACGCGGTCGATGCGCCGCTGCAGCGGGTTCCAGCCGCGGCGCGGCGCCAGCTGGTGGAGCATCGGCAGCGCCAGGTCGATGGCCAGCACGCGCGCCTTCGGCCAGCGCGCGCGCAGCGCCAGCGCGGCACTGCCCGGACCGCTGCCGACATCCACCACGGTGTCGGGCACGCGCTCGCCGAGGTATTCCAGCGATTCCATCAGCCGCGCTTCCACGTCGCGCTGCAGCGCCGCCGCGGCGCCGTAGCCGGCAGCGGCGCGCGAGAAGGCGCGGCGCACCTGGCGGGTGTCGAAGGTGTCGGTCATGGCGATGCGTCTGCGGCAAGGAAGCCGCTGATCGCGGCCGCGACCTCGTCGGCATGGGTGAGGAACGGCGCGTGGCCGGCGTGTTCGACCTGGACGAACTGCGACGCAGGCGTGCGCGCCGCCGCGGCGCGCATCGCGCGCGGATCCACCACGCGATCGCGGCGCCCGGCCAGCCACAGGCTGGGCACGCGCAGCGCGGGCAGCAGCGGCCGCTGGTCGACGCTGCCGAGCAGGTCGAGGCCGTCGGCCAGCGCCGATGCCGGCGGCTCGCCGCGCGCGAAGATCTCGGCGCGCAGGGCGCGAAGCTCGCCCTTCGGATCGTCGGAACCGAAGGCTTCCAGCGCGATGAAGCGCTCCAGCGTGCCGTGGTAGTCCTCGCGCAGCCCGCGTGCGAAGCCGGCGAAGATCTCCGCCGACATGCCGAAGCGGCCGTCGTCGTCGCCCGCGGCCGCCGGGTCGCGCACGAAGCGCGGCGCCGAGCACACCATCGCCAGCGCCGGCACGCGCTCCGGGCGCGTGGCCGCGGCGTGCAGCGCCACCATCCCGCCCAGCGACCAGCCCAGCCACGGCGCCACAGGCACACGCGCGGCGATCGCGGCGGCGCAGGCTTCCGGCGCGAGCGGGACATCGCTGTCGCGGCTGCGGCCGTGCCCCGGCAGGTCCACCACATGCAGGGTGAAGCGGTCCTCGAGGCGTGCCACCAGCGGCGCGAACACGCCGCCGTGCATCGCCCAGCCGTGCAGCAGCACCAGCGGCGCGCCTTGGCCGCGGACTTCGACGTGCAGGTTCGTGCTCACGCCGCAGTCGGTACCTTGTGGTGCGGGGCTGGAATGTCCCTGTCGAAGGGCATGGCGGATTTCCGTAGAGAGCGGCGCAGTGAACCGGGAAGTCTGGAAACCGGGTCCGACCCTGTCAACCAGACGCGGAGCCCGGTGGTTGACGGAAGGGGTCCGCGGCCGAGGCTGGCCCCATGGACCGCGGCAATCTGGCCCTATGATCGCACCCGCGGCCCTCGCAATCTGGCCCCAAAGCACAGGAGCCCGATCGTGACCGACAGTACCCGCCTGCAGCAGCGCCGCATGGCCGCGATTCCCCGCGGCGTGGCGACCGCGATGACCAACTTCGCCGAACGCGCAGAGAACGCCGAGCTCTGGGACACCGACGGACAGCGCTTCGTCGATTTCGCCGGCGGCATCGCCGTGCTCAATGTCGGCCACCGCCACCCGAAAGTGATGGCGGCGGTGCGTGACCAGCTCGACCGCTACACCCACACCGCGTTCCAGGTGATGGCCTACGAGCCCTACGTGGCACTGGCCGAACGCCTGAACGCGCTGGCGCCGATTGACGGTCCGGCCAAGACGATCCTGTTCTCGACAGGCGCCGAGGCGGTGGAGAACGCGGTCAAGATCGCCCGTGCGGCGACCGGCCGCCGTGCGGTGATCGCGTTTTCGGGCGGCTTCCACGGCCGCAGCTTCATGGCGATGGCGATGACCGGCAAGACCGTGCCGTACAAGCGCGGCTTCGGCCCGTTGCCCGGCGACGTCCACCACCTGCCGTTCCCCGCCGCGCACCGCGGTGGCACGGTGGAAGAGAGCCTTGCGGCGCTGGACAGCCTGTTCCGCACCGACGTGTCGCCAGAGGACGTGGCGGCGATCGTGATCGAGCCGGTGCAGGGCGAAGGCGGCTTCCTGCCGGCGCCGGCCGGACTGATGCGCGCGCTGCGAGAGATCGCCGACGCGCATGGCATCGCGCTGGTCGCCGACGAGGTGCAGACCGGCTTCGGTCGCACCGGGCGGATGTTCGGCATCGAACACTCGGACGTCCGCCCCGACCTGATGGTCGTGGCCAAGTCGCTTGCCGGCGGCTTTCCGCTGTCCGGCGTGATCGGCCGCGCCGCACTGATGGATGCGGCCGAGCCCGGCGGGCTGGGCGGCACCTATGCCGGCTCGCCGATCGCCTGCGCAGCCGCACTCGCCGTGCTGGACGTGATCGAGGAGGAGGGCCTGCTGGAGCGCGCGCGCGTGCTCGGCGAGCGCGTGCTCGCGCGCCTGGCGGCATTCGCGCAGCGCGACGACCTGCGCCCGGTCGGCAACGTCCGCGGCCTCGGCTCGATGCTCGCCTTCGACCTGCTCGCCCGCCGCGGCGACGCCGCGCCGGATCCGGCCGCGACCCGCGCGGTGCTGCAGCGGGCGCATGCGCTGGGCCTGGTGCTGCTGGGCTGCGGCGGCCAGGGCGAGTCGATCCGCCTGCTGTATCCGCTGACGATTTCCGATGGCGTGTTCGACGAGGGCATGGCGCTGCTGGAACAGGCGCTGCTGCTGCCGTCGGACGCCGCGGCCTGACGCGCGGGCCGGCATCGGTGTCCTGCGGCTACCATTCGGCGGTCCTGCGCATGCGATGCCGCCGATGAAGCCCGAACCGCGCGCGCTCGACCAGCTCAACCTCGCCCTCGACCCGGCCGCGCCGCTGAGCCTGCAGCACCAGCTCCGGCAGCAGATCGTCGACGCCATGCACCGCGCCGTGCTGCGGCCCGGGCAGCGCCTGCCGTCGTCACGGCAGCTCGCCGAACGCATCGGCGTGTCGCGCAATACCGTCAGCCTGGCCTATGACGGCTTGCTGGCCGATGGCTACCTCTCGAGTCGCTCGCGCAGCGGCGTGTACGTGGCCGCGGACGTGGTCGGGGCGCGGATCGGCGCCGGGCGGCGGCGGCGCGATCCTGCATCGCCGCTGGCCGCGCGCCTGCCAGCGGAGCCCGAGGACACCGGCTTCCGCTGTCCGCAGCATTGGCACCGCTATCCCTTCTCGTTCATCGACGGCCGCGTCGACGCCGAACTGACTCCGGCCGCGGAATGGGGCGAAGCCATCCGGCTGGCCGGGTCCCGCCACGAAGTGCAGCAGTGGCACCAGGAAGGCGGCGACAACGACGACGCCATGCTGGTGGAGGAGATCCGCGGCAAGATCCTGCCGATGCGCGGCATCCAGGCCGGCGCCGACGAAGTTCTCGTAACGCTGTCGAGCACGCATGCCCTGCAGATCGCGGGGGAACTGCTGGTCAGGCGCGGCACGCCGGTGGTGCTGGAGCGCCCGACCGATCCCGCGTTCGAGCGCCGGCTCCGCGCGCGCCATGCGGACGTTTCGATGCTCGACCCCGACCCGCTCGCGCCGCTGCCACCGGGTGCGGTGGTGGTGACCAGCCGACGGCACGGCTTCGCCTCCGGCTCGAACGACCCCGGACGGCTGCTGGCGCGCGTCGCGGCCGCGGACGGGGTATTGATCGAACACGACGTGCCGTCCGGCGTCCAGGACACCGGCCGCGTCGCTTCCGCGCTGCGCGCCTTCGACCAGGACGGCCGGGTGGTCTACGCCGGCGGGCTGGCGCCGGCGGTGTCGTACGGCGAGCCTCCGGGCATGCTGGTCGCGCCGGCGGCACTGATTGAGCGCGCGCGCGAGCTGCGCGCCCGGCAGGGCACCATCCCGCCGCGCCTGATGCAGCGCGCCTGGGCGTACTTCATCGGGCTCGGCCACTATTCGTCAGCACTGGTCCGCGCCGGACGCGTGCTGGCCGAGCGCCGCACGGCGCTGCGCGACGCCCTCAACCACTACCTGCACGAACGGGTCAGCATCGAGACCGCGCCCGGCGCCAGTGCGTACTGGGTGAGCGTGCCCGTCGGAATGGATGCGCGCGAGCTGGCGCGCCAGGCCGCCGGGATCGGCGTGCTGGTCGAACCCGGCTGCCACCGCGACGGCCGCGAGGCGCTGTGCATGGGCGTAACCGGCATTTCCGCCGCGCGCATCCGCGAGGGCGTGCGCCACCTGGCGCGGCTGGTGCGCGGCGATCTGTCGCCGTCGTCGCGCCGGATGGAAGACGAGCCCAGCGCACCCCTGCGCGGCAAGGCGCTGCGCCGTGCGATCGCCGGCGCTTCGCTGCTTTACAGCACGGTGTATGGCGCGCCCTGCACGCTGGAGATCCACGCCGACGGCGACCTGGCCGGCACCGCGGGCTACGCCGGCGAGGACTGCGACCGCGGCCACTGGTGGATCGAAGACGATCGCTGGTACCGGCAGTGGCGGCAATGGGCCTACGGCGAGGCGACCGGTTACTCGGTGGTGGTCGACGGCGACCAGGTGCGCTTCTTCGGCGAGGACGGGTTCCTCGCCGATACGGCGGTGCTGACGCGCTGGCCAACCCGGCGCCGCGCGCGCTAGGGCGCCTACTGCGTCACGGGCACAGGCTGCGGATGCCGTGCGCGGCCAGCGCGGCGTCCATCCACAGATAGGTGTCGTCGTCGGAGAAGTAGTAGTAGGCGCTGCGGTTGGGCAGGATCAGCACCGTGATGCCGCCATAGCCGGACATCAGCGGAATCCACAGCTCGCCGCTGCAGCCGGCCATCCGGCCGCCCACGTCGTGCGCCCAGAAGCCGTTGTTGTAGCGATAGCCGGCGAGCGGGGCGAGGCCGCGGTCCGCGGGATCGCGCTGCAGGGCGGCATCGAGCTGGCCCTGGTCAAGGACGGCCTGCGACTGGCTGCCGCTGGCAAGGAAGTCGGTGATCCGGGCGACGTCGTTGCGCGTCCACATCAGCCCCCAGCCGGTGAAGGGCTGGATCGTCGCGTCGTAGGTACGTCGGGTGAAATCGGCGGTGCGGCCCACGCCCAGCGGCAGCAGCACGTCACCGAGCACGGTGTCGGCGTAGATGTCGGCGGCCGCGCCCTCCAGCGCCTTCAGGCGTGCGTTCATCGCGGTACCGAGGATGTAGGTGTCGGAGCTGTGGTAGACCCAGCGGCTCCCCGGCTGCGCCTTTCGGCTGTAGTGGCTGCAGCTGTAGCCGATCTTGGCCGCATGGGTCTCGGCCAGGAACAGGCCGTTGGTGTGGGTCGCACCCTCGTCGCTCATGTAGCCCGCCAGCGCGTAGTTGCCGGTGGCCATGTCCAGCGCATTGCCGAAGGTCACGTCGTTCCAGCTGCCGTTCGCGGCGCAGGCCGGGACGTGGCTGCCGATGATCTGGTCGAAGGTGCCCGGATGGCTGGCCTCCAGGCGCATCATCGCCAGCCCGGCGAACACGCTCTTGGCGGCCGAGTACGACGGCACGACCAGCGACTCGCAGTAGGGATACGCGCCGCGACGGGTGGTGCATCCGCCGCTGTAGTGGATGCCGTCGATGACGAAGCCCACCAGCGACACGTGCTGCGGATCCTTGCCGTTGGGCGCTGCGAACTTCGCCGGATCGGTGCCCGGGTAGTCCTGGGCCAGCGCGGACAGGGGCCGGACCGGCATGCGGCCGGCGACGTCGGCCTGGTGATCGGCGACCACGCTGGCCGCGCCGGCAACCGCCGCCGGCGTGTAGTCGCTGGCCAGCAGTCCCCACATGTCGACCTTGAAATACAGGCAGGTCTCCGAGGCGATCTGGTAGGCCACCTTCGATACCGCGCCGTCGTCCCGGAACAGGAACGTAAGCACGCCGTTGTGCATGCAGTTGGCGTTCTTCTGCTGCAGCGCGAACGGCAACGCCACGCGGCTGTAGCCGTTGTCGCCAGCCTCATCCCACACGCGGCCGGGCGACAGCACGTATTCCCAGTGCGGATGGAGGGCGGGCACCGAGTCGCGCCGCACCGGCACGATGTGGCTGCCGGTCTGCACCAGCTCGAAATCGAATTCCGGCAGGTGCTTGAGCGGGCTGTCCTGGCTGCCGGTGTAGCGGAAGCTGTCCACGTGCTCGGTGAAACCGCCGGCGGTGGCCTCGCCCGACAGCGTGAGCCGGCCCGCAAAGGTGTTGCCGGGTGTCGCCGCGCCCGCGGGGAGCGCGTAGTGGGCGTAGTCGAGCGGCGCGCCGGGCGCGGTGCCGCTCATCAGCGTGGTGAAGCCGAGCTGGCTGCGGGCCACGTTGCCATTGCCGGGCAGCGGATCGAAATCGCCACCGCCACCCGGTGCCGTGGTGGCGGTGGCGGACAGCGCAATGCCGACCTGCGCGTGGTCGGGATCATTCGAGGCGATCACCAGCGTGCCGGAGAAGCTTCCGGCGGCAAGCGGTGCGAAGCGCAGCTGGACCTGGCAGCTCGCGCCGGGCGCCAGGGTGCCGCAGTCGTGCGCGGTGATGCTGAAGGGCGCGACGGGCGCGACCACCTGCGAAACCACCAGCGCCGCGGTGCCGGCGTTGGCGACCGTCGCCACCACGTTCGCGCTTGCACCGACCGCAACGCTGCCAAACCCCAGGCTCGCCGGCACCACGATGTCCGGCCCGGTGGGCGCACCAGCGGTTCCGCTGACCACGACCGCGTGCCCGTAGCAGTAGTCGCCGGTAGTGGTGCCGCTGCCGCGCAGGCGCAGCAGCACCTGCGTGCTGTTGTCGATGCCGGCGGGCGAGGCGCCCGCGGTGTACGGGATGCCGTTGTCCTGGCCGTTGCCAAGCGTCAGCACTGCGGTCCAGCTGCCGCCACCGTTGGTGGAGACCTCCGCGTGGCAGAACTCGTTGCTCTCCAGCGAGCCGGCCGAGATCGTGAACTCCGCCCGCACCGCGCTGTATCCCGCGGTGGAGATCGCGCGGGTCGCGCTCGCCGCGCCGCGCAGTCGCAGCGTGCCCTGGTAAGCATCGACGCTGCCGCTGGTGGCCCAGCCGGCGATGCCTCCGGCGAAGTCGACGGCGAACACCGTGCTCGCGCGCGCCGTGGCGGACAGCGCCAACCCCAGTGCCAACGACACCACGACCGATCCCGCGAAGACAGGCAGCTTCATGGCGGCGCACCTCTTGGCCTGGACAGGCGACCACCGCACGCTGCCCCATGCATGCCGGTCGGCGATAGCGCCAATCCGGGGGCTTCGATGGGGCCAGTGCCCGGCCGTGCGATGTGCCGCGGGGCCAGCCGCGTCACCCGTGTGCTCTGGCACCATCCAGGCCCGCCGACTGGCTCTAATCTGCGCGCGCCGCTGCCCCTACCGTCGGCCTCGTGCACATCGAACAGGATCACGCCTTGGCCAACAGCGACACAATTCCCGGCTTCGGGATCGCCGGGCTGCAGCTCGACCTGGCGCCGGGCGACAACCTCGAGCGGATCGCGACCGAGGTGGCCCAGGTGGCCAGGCGCTTCCCATGGGTGCGGATGGTGCTGCTGGGCGAGCTGTGCGGCTTCGGCGCCAACACCGGCCACGCGCAGTGCCTGCCGGGCGACGCCGAGCAGTTCCTGCGCAATGTCGCGCGCGACAGCGGGCTGTGGCTGGTGCCCGGCTCGCTGTACGAGCGCGACGGCGACGCGGTCTACAACACCACGCCGGTGATCGATCCGTCCGGCAAGGTCGTGGCGCGCTATCGCAAGATGTTCCCGTTCGCACCGTACGAGCGCGGCGTCGCGCCCGGCAACGAATTCGTGGTGTTCGACGTGCCCGGTGCAGGCCGCTTCGGACTGTCGATCTGTTACGACATGTGGTTCCCGGAAACCACGCGCTCGCTGGTGAGCCTGGGTGCCGAGGTGATCCTGCATCCCACCCTGACCAACACCATCGACCGCGAGACCGAACTCGCGATCGCCCGCGCGGGCGCGGCCACCAACCAGTGCTACTTCGTCGACATCAACGTCGCCGGCACGCTCGGCGTCGGACGCTCCATCGTCTGCGGACCCGGCGGCGAGGTGATCCACCAGGCCGGCAGCGGGCGCGAGGTGATCGCGTTCGAGGTCGATTTCGCCCACGTGCGCCGCTGCCGCGAGCGCGGCTGGCAGGGCCTCGGGCAACCACTCAAGAGTTTCCGGGACAGCACCGTGGTGTTTCCCGCCTACGACGCCGCGCCGGCGCCTTCGCCCGCGTTCGATGCGCTCGGGGCGCTGCGGCTGCCCGGAACCGAATGAATCCGCGACACATCCGCACTGTTTCGAGTTGTTGCCTGGGGAGGCCGAAAAGATGACCGCAACAAACGCACGCAAGATCCCGCACCACCGCCGTCCGCGCTGCTCGCCACTCGCCGTCGCCGTCATGGCCGGGCTGCTGGCGCACGCACCGGCGTTCGCACAGGACGCGCCGTCCGCCGACGCGCCGGCCAGCCAGCCGACCCAGCTCGACACCATCGTGGTGACCGCGCAGGGCCGCGAGCAGGACATCCTGGCGGTGCCCTACAACATCAGCGTGGTGTCGGGCGAGGCGATCGAGCAGCAGAACATCCTCGACACCGCCGAGCTGATGCGCGGCGTCGCCGGCGTGGGCGTGGTCGATCGCGGCGCGCGCAATTCCAGCGTGGTCAGCGGCATCCGCATCCGCGGCCTCAACGTCGACAGCTCGGCGCTGGGTGACTACGCGGTCTCGGCGATGTCCACGGTCGCCACGTATGTCGACAACACGCCGTTGTTCGCCAACTTCCTGCTCTCCGACATCGACCGCGTCGAGGTGCTGCGCGGCCCGCAGGGCACGCTGTACGGCTCCGGCGCACTCGGCGGCGCGGTGCGCTTCCTGCTGCGCCAGCCCGAGCTCGATGCCTGGGATGCGCGGGTCAGCTTCAGCGCGTCGAGCGTCGACGGCTCCAGCGGCATCGGCCTGTCCGGCTCCGGCATGCTGAACGTACCGGTGTCGGACACGCTGGCAATGCGCTTCAACGTCACCAGCAACGACTTCGCCGGCGTCACCGACTACCGCAACGTGTACCGCCTGGATGCGGACGGCATGCCGACCGCTCCGGACGGCATCCTCGCCGACACGGCGGAATACGAGCGCGTCCGCGATGCCGACACCGTGCGCCAGCACTACGGCCGCGGCTCGCTGCTGTGGAAGCCCAGCGACGCGTTCGACCTGACGCTCAGCTACATGGCCCAGGCCGACCGCTTTGGCGGACGCCGTGCCACCAGCCTCGGCAACGATGGCTGGGGCGTGCCCTACGACGACCTCGAAGTGGGCTCGGTGCAGCGCGAACCGGCCGCGCGCCACGTCAACCTCACCAGCCTGGAGGCCAATGTCGACCTCGGCTTCGCCACGCTGACCTCCAGCACCTCGCACTACAACCACGAGGGCGACATCACCAGCGAGAACACCGGCTTCTACGCACAGAACGGCTGGCTCGGCTTCTACTACAACTACCCGCGGCCGCTGGCCTCGGCGGTGCGCAGCTACGGCGAGAAGGCCTTCACCCAGGAGCTGCGCCTGGTCTCGAAGTCCGAAGGCCGCTTCGATTACGTGCTCGGCGCCTACTACCAGGACCAGGACCGCTTCGCGACCCAGGTGAGCTACCTGCGCGGCTTCAAGCGCTGGTGGGACGCCGCCTTCCCCGGCTTCGAGGGCGCGGTGATCAGCGATGTCGACTTCGACTACCGGCAGGACGAGAACTTCCAGGAAACCGCGGTCTATGGCGAGCTGACCTGGCACGCCACCGATGCCATGCAGTTCACCGGCGGCTTCCGCCACTTCCGCCACGAAGCGGAGACCGACGTCGCGCAGACCACGAGCAACTGGGCGTCGATCGTGGACAGCTCGCAGTCGCATGGCGAAAAAAGCGACACGCGTACGCTGTTCAAGGGCAACGCGTCGTGGTTCTTCGCGCCGCACAGCCAGCTTTACGCGACGGTCTCGGAGGGCTATCGCCGCGGCGGCACCAACGGCACGCCGACCACCGGCAACTTCGCCGAAGACCCGGCCTGGACCACCTACAAGTCCGACACCGTGCGCAACCACGAACTCGGCATCAAGGGCCGCATCGGCAGGACCAGCTACAACGCCAACGTGTTCTACGTCGACTGGGAGGACCCGCAGGTCAACAGCTCGACCACGTGGTGGGGCTTCTTCGCTGTGCAGAACGCGGAGAAGGCCAGCACCCGCGGCGTGGAGCTGGAGCTCGCCGGCGGCATTGGCGAAGGCTTCAACTACAACCTCGGCTACACCTACACCGAGGCCCGCCTCGAAGCGGATGCGGTGGCCGTGGACGGCGCCTACCTCTACGGCCGCAAGGGCGATCCGCTGCCCGGCGTGTCCGAGCACCGCTTCAACGCCGGCGGCAGCTACGGCATCCCGCTCGGGCGTGGCCTGCTGACGCTGCGCGGCGATGCCTACTACCAGTCCGAGTCCGAGAACGCGCTCAGCCTCAATCCGAAGTTCAAGCGCACGCTCGACGGCTTCGCGATCTTCAACGCGTCGGCGACCTACAGCGTCGAGAACTGGGACCTGACGCTGTGGCTGAAGAACATCGCCAACGAGGAAGGCATCGGCGGCCTGTACACCGAGGAATACATGGGCACCGCGCCGGCCGAGGGCTATTTCGGCAACGGCTCGAAGGCACTGGTCGCATTGCCGCGCACCGTGGGCGTCACGATCGGCTACCGTTTCTGAGATGGGGGAGCGCAGACCGGTGGACACGATGGGCGGCGCCGCGGACGCGGCGCTGCGACGCATCGATGCCCACCATCGCGCGGGGGAGGCCGGAGCATGCATCGCGGCAATGCATGTACTGGCGACCGAGGCCGGCGGACAGGTGGACCTGCTGCAGGAGCTCGGCCTGCGCTACACGCTGCTCGGCCTGTTCCACGACGCCGAGCGCTGCTACGCGCGAGCGCTCGCGCTGCGTCCGGGCGATCCGTCGAGCCTGTACAACCACGCCACGACACTCATCGCGCTGGGGCGGCTGGATGAGGCGGAAGCCGCGCTGGACCGCGTGATCGCGCTGGCGCCCGGCGACGGTGACGCCTGGTAC
This Luteimonas sp. MC1572 DNA region includes the following protein-coding sequences:
- a CDS encoding TonB-dependent receptor yields the protein MTATNARKIPHHRRPRCSPLAVAVMAGLLAHAPAFAQDAPSADAPASQPTQLDTIVVTAQGREQDILAVPYNISVVSGEAIEQQNILDTAELMRGVAGVGVVDRGARNSSVVSGIRIRGLNVDSSALGDYAVSAMSTVATYVDNTPLFANFLLSDIDRVEVLRGPQGTLYGSGALGGAVRFLLRQPELDAWDARVSFSASSVDGSSGIGLSGSGMLNVPVSDTLAMRFNVTSNDFAGVTDYRNVYRLDADGMPTAPDGILADTAEYERVRDADTVRQHYGRGSLLWKPSDAFDLTLSYMAQADRFGGRRATSLGNDGWGVPYDDLEVGSVQREPAARHVNLTSLEANVDLGFATLTSSTSHYNHEGDITSENTGFYAQNGWLGFYYNYPRPLASAVRSYGEKAFTQELRLVSKSEGRFDYVLGAYYQDQDRFATQVSYLRGFKRWWDAAFPGFEGAVISDVDFDYRQDENFQETAVYGELTWHATDAMQFTGGFRHFRHEAETDVAQTTSNWASIVDSSQSHGEKSDTRTLFKGNASWFFAPHSQLYATVSEGYRRGGTNGTPTTGNFAEDPAWTTYKSDTVRNHELGIKGRIGRTSYNANVFYVDWEDPQVNSSTTWWGFFAVQNAEKASTRGVELELAGGIGEGFNYNLGYTYTEARLEADAVAVDGAYLYGRKGDPLPGVSEHRFNAGGSYGIPLGRGLLTLRGDAYYQSESENALSLNPKFKRTLDGFAIFNASATYSVENWDLTLWLKNIANEEGIGGLYTEEYMGTAPAEGYFGNGSKALVALPRTVGVTIGYRF